Within the Zea mays cultivar B73 chromosome 10, Zm-B73-REFERENCE-NAM-5.0, whole genome shotgun sequence genome, the region CTGCTGCCATGGCATTTGACAACCTCCGAAATTCCGTTCCTGCTGTGCTCCCCAAAAGCTCCCAGATATCCCCTGATCATACCAAAATCCTGAACCTTGCAACGCCAAGAACGGTGGGTTCACGCGGTGTGCCAATGCCGACGGCATCATAGCAATGCCCATCCCCGCACTGTACTGTCTCATTGACTGGAACCCACCGTACCCACCAATACCAGCGAACGGAACGCTCCTAGGTGTCGGCCGGGGAACCACGGACAGCTGAGGTCGCGCCAGAGGCAGCCGATCAGCCAAGGCGAGGGCCACATTGCCTCGACCCGCCGTGGCATCGCTCGCACCATGACCACCGTTGCCGAGGCCTCCAGTAGGGTTCCGGGACCAGGCGGCTTCGGCGTAGGAGTCGAGGTCGTCGCCCAGGAGGttgagggagggagagggggcgAGAGAGGCGACGCACTTGCGCCCGTGGAAGGCGTGACCATGGAGCGCGGTGGCGGCCGCGGCGGCCGCGGCTGGATGGAGGAAATCGGCGCGGCAGATGCCGCGCGACATGCCGGTGATCTTTTCGGTGTAGAAGTGGAGGCCGTATAACGCGGCGGCGGCACCGTCCGGCGCGAGCGCGAGAGCGGCCTCCACTTCCGCGTCCGTCGTCCACCAGTGGAGCTCGCTGATGTACAGCGACGTGCACCTGGGCGACGACGAGTTGGAGGCGCCGCCACCGCGCGGCGTCATGTGGTGTCTCGGCACGGACGGGGTAGGCTGCGGCGGCTGGTGTCGCTTGGTATCTTGTCTTGGTTGCGGCTCGGGCTCGCGCTGGGGCGCAGGCGCGGGCAGGGGTTCCGGAGGCGGGGGACGGTGCGGCCACTGGGGTGGCAACTGGAAGGAGGGGCCCGGGGATGGGGTTTTGGGAGGCGATGTCGGAGCCGGAGAGGGGGAGAGCGGCAGCAGGGAGTTGAAGCCGACGTTGACGTCACCGTAGAGGTCATCGTAGtcctcgccgtcggagggggtggGTGGGAGGCGGGCGTCATCATGGGCCGCGGCGATCGCCTCCTCGGTGCGCGGAGAAGCAGGGGCTGCGGGGAGCTGGCCGCCGGCGTCGTCCCCGTCCATGGCGAGGAGCCGAGGAGGCGCGCGGAGAGGAGGGTTTTAGGCTTTTAGCGTGTGGGTTGGTTTGGTTGGGGCGTTGGGTGGTCGCGGTGGTAAACCAAAAGTCCAGGCACTGCTGCCGGCAACACTAGTACGATATTTAATTAACACTGGTATTTAAATAACTCGGTCTTTCTCTAGTGAAAATGTGCCTACGGCGCGCGCATATCTGTGAAAAAGAATCGAATGCAATAAAATTATGAATATATCTCGCAATAAACATGCAACCTCCTAAAAAATTATCCCAATAAACATCCCCATAGTTGTCGGCGCAATAAACATGATCGGAGAACTTGCGCATGATCTCCACGGAGTAGGATCCGCTCCTGTTGCTGTGCATATCATCCAGTCTATCCCGATTTCAATCAAGAGATGATAGAAATAGTCCCCAGCAAATTACGTAGGTTGCTTTCGGAACGTAGTAGATCCTAAAGGAGTTTTAGCTAATTAAATGGCAACATAATTAAGGGACTCACAATATTCACGAGATTTCTAGGTGCTTAGTCCCAAATTTATAATTAACCATCGAATTCATATTTTGAGCCGTGATCATATAAATATCAACCGAATCCAATATTGATTACTCGAAAGCAAGAGTTTGCAAGCATGCGTGTTATCAGATGAACGAGACAAGATGGTTAACATATTGATTGGTCTCAAATGAGGAAGATTGGGAGAATAAATATCAAAGGTAGTTGTTAAAGAATGTAAGGGTTATTATTGAAAACAATATAGTTCAGGCACAAGAAAGCAATGCAAATGAAAAGATAGTCAAATGGTGGTCAGGAGCATTGATATGATTTGATGGTTTAAGAGGGTGAAGATAACAAGCAAGTGTCTTGATGGCAAGGATGAAGTACAAGCGATGGTTTGGTGACCGACGAACCTAGCTAAGGTGATGAAGAAATTCACTTGTATTTAGTCAAGGTAAACAAATCGAACTATGAAAAGCTACATCAATGTGAAAGATCAAATCAATGATGAAACTGACTTCATGTGACCTATTTAAGTCACATGCTAAAAAAAGAGAAATGATGGACCACCAATTATGCATGATCGATGCAGTAAACATGGATAATTCAAAGCTCAAATGAAGATTAATTTATTCCTTGAGAATAGATATGCTACACTATCAAGATGTTTCATTGAATTTGAGACGAGCAAATAGTGCTCAAGTTACCCCATGAGAGAAAACTTGAGAGTGAaagacgagagagagagagagtgtcagACCCACTTGTAGACCCAACCTCAGCTCATAAGCTAGCTAGGCTAGGTTGGCATGCTATCTAGGCTGGTTTAGGGACTCGCCAGGCTGGCTTAGCCCAACGACTAGTTGGTTTGAAATCCCCAATAGGCTAGGTTTCAGTAATCAATCCAAATGGATAGTTTTGACTTGTGGCCCATAAATACCTCTCCATGTCCCACATTACTTGCTACTAAACTCCTTCACTTCTCCCACACAACTAGAAGCCCTAGGCCACTCCTCTTCCCTCTGTGGACATGGTAACTAGATAGACAATAATTCTTGATTAGAGAGTGAGACAAGCTTTGCGAGCTAACATTTGTGGCATTAGAGATCTTGAGAGACATTGTGTGAGTTGTCAAACTCTCAAGCATTTTATCAAATCAAAGAATTTTGGTTTGTTgtgttcattactcttggagctttgaTCCTAGGCGGAAAGGTGTCACTAATAAACAGTGACATATAAAAGGATTAGCCTTCCCACAAAAAAGGAAAGAAGACTCAGTGGATTGCCGAAAAAGGTCATACTTAGAAGTAAGTTATCTATAATTTGAACTTTGGCATGTATAAAGTAAATGATACCAACTAAAAAATTTAAACAACTATTAGAAAGGATTGGTATCAttttaaaaaaataaacaagCTATGTGACATGCTTTTTAAATATTTTAAACCATATAGGTTTGCTACAAAGGTATGAATTAAAaagagcaatcctaccatatgattgtcCTAATTTATGCATGCTTAAGAATAAATACCAATCAAAGTTAAATTCTTAATTTAAATTAAATGCATAACAAAAACTAGGCATGCAAAAATAAACTAGTTATCAAAAAAGATATGAATATCTAAAACAAGAAGTAATAAAACTAGTTACTTAAGCATGGGTGAGAAATTTGGGTCCATAATTTttgctaacccacttggcaataatcttgAATCAATATAAAgtgtcccatgatatacatcctattTTTGACATATCCAAATTCACCGAAGTCCATCAGACTTCTCACCTCTCGGAATTCAAACCTTCTCGGTGCTTTTTGTGGTTGAAATAAATTTCTTTCGCACTCGACCCTTTGTTATTGCTAGCTTGCTTACTCAACTTGATAGCTATCACCTTGCCATTTTTCATCTTCTTCAGGAGGTATGGTGAGGTAGCCTTCTTATTCACCTTGTTGGTGTAGGTGTTACAGAGCTTGCTTATTGGCTTTGGATTTTCTTCCCCAGTATTCATCTTACACTAAAAGAACTTTTGGCCTTCCTTGTGACACACCCAACAAACCATTGTTTCTTCCTCATCAAGCTTTTTCACTCTTTTGGTGGTGTTATCCTGGTGAGGTTGGACTTGCTTGGTCTTGCCTTTCTTATTGGTCAAGTCCCTTgtgaggcgagccacttcttgcttgagCTCCTTAGTTTCCTTTGCAATTTATTTTGAACAAGGTTCTACAATATCATTCTTGACACAAACTTGTTTGCAAGGGTGAGAGTTAATATCAGTTGAAACAATGCAAGAAGTAGATACATCCTTTTTACCAATTTTAGTTCTTTTAATTTTATGTACCTCGGTGCTACCGCTGGTTTCTAGCTTATTAGATAGCTCATTATTATAAATGCTAAGGATTTTTATTTTGTTTAGATAAAATAACATAAGCCTCTTGTGAGCTATCTAATTTAGCTTTTAGctgtttatttttgtattaaaagttCATCCGTAGTTGTGGTTCCACATGCTTCTAATTGCTAATTTTATTAGATAACTCAACATTTAAATTTGCAAAGGTTATATTGTTCAAGCAAATTTTGATGACTTTTTAAGAGCTAATTAATTTGGATTTTAATAATTTTAAATGGAATTTTTGTTTTGCGCAAACCTCTTCACAAAATTTAACGGTATACACATGTTTTTTTAGCATAGGGTATTTCATTATCACTATAATATCATACTCACTACAAGATGGATCATGTGTTTTACCTCATATCATAAGGCATTTGTGAGATAAGCGTGATGAAGAATAGTTGCGCCCACAAGTTCATGCGATCTTTGTTTTCGAAGCAGACATAGAAGTTGGCACCCATATGTCTTATGCACCACATGTTGCGAACATTTGACCATATGGGAGATGATGGAACAATTCCATATTGAAGATCTTTGGTTGCTGCCAAAAAATCATGCATTCATAGGGTGTTCAGCAATGACATGAATTTTCACCCGTCcaagaaaccaataccagctaaaAGTTTTCTCTCTCAACGAAGGTAAAAGCCATATGAACCAGCTAATTGTTGCAATCATTCCCAATTGGAGTCAAGATAGTCCATTTGCATTTCCCTGTCGAAGAAGTTTCATCGATGCATAACATTAGTGGACATGATTGGAAAGGTTTGACACATGCACCGACACAAAACAAAGCTCGTTGAAGGATGATTGGTCCTCCTCTTAAGCTGAAAATACAAGACAACATACGAGGCAAATTATCATCAGATGTCTTATATGTACCATCTCAAACACCTTTTGATTATCCCTCCATGTCTTCATATAGCTAATTGTGTAATGAAATTGTTTCTCAATGTGCCTAATGATAAGCTTTGGCTCAAAGTTGATCTTATCAAGAATGTAACCATACATATGATTACTATGAATGTACCAGTCGGATAGCGGTGTGATTGATCCACACCTTCCAAAGTACAAGTATGTTATGTAACTGATGATCATTGCTAATGTGTTTTTCATCTACCCTCGTAGGCACAAACTTGCCAAGTGAAACCCTCATTTACACATCGAACCTCGTATTCCTTGCTTCCAGGCTTTAGCACTCTAAATTCTGTTGGGGggctttgtcttccgaaggtcctcaaaaacatgatttaacaatgttttccaagtgtaacatataaataggtaccttcggactcgggttaaaagcatacacaatgtgaaaagcatggtcgagacgaaggctgatgttgctccgaagctacgcgcaagggagcttcggcttaatGACGGAAAaaagaaccgacttaaaggggaaaaggctatctagtcctcgttgggttatccataagtcaatagtaaatataaagggcatgaatgcaattttacacaggctgcgccctgtgcctataaatagatgaacattacccccgtactgttcacgctgacttgtactgattcgtgtgtcacgcttggacttttaccttctgtcaaaccgaaggtacaaatgtaattcaatattgtttctgtttatccatgttaatataaataagatatattaataatgtcatatgattattcatgttgtctcttatatttcatatgcttcttctttcattaacatataccgcgatcatgaaggtatgtccttcatgaccttcgtgtgaagatcattatatcctaagggaaataatgcttcgaaggacaaaaaacttttaaccattaacatttgtgttgccttgttcttaactcatagcatttgagaacaagtctccaacattggcgcccacctccggtgtacttgaaagggaaatgtgcccttggggcatttctaagtattttggtgatcaagtgccaacacaaatggtttaagtgttaaactatgccaaatgatggacaaagtgcaaatcaatacaaaggtatgattctagacttagcacattggtttttgtgtactaacatatttgtctaagtgctagaatcagagaaaagacaaatggaaaagacttggctcgagcagccaagactctgctcagtttgggtgcactggactgtccggtggtgcaccggacagtgtccggtgcaccaggctggctctggtaaaaaggccgctctcgggaattgaacggcggcgtacggctataaatcaccggactgtccggtggtgcatcggactgtccggtgagccaacggtcggccgagccaacggtcggccgcgtaattcgcgcgtgacgcgtggccgggccaacggtctgatgggggcaccatactgtccggtgtgcaccggacagtgtccggtgcgccaacggctccaaatcttcaacggtcggctgcgcaagaataggaaagagatctgcaccggacagtgtccggtggtgcaccggactgtctgatgcaccagcagacagaaggcaagatttgccttcctagattgctctcaacggctcctaactgccttggggctataaaagggacccctaggcgcatgaaggagtacaccaagcacactctaagcattcttgatcattcacactccgtctttgcgcactcgattggcattcttagtgatttgagctccgtgttagtggtgaaccttgtgttattcatttgagctcaagtcttggctgtgtgtgtgcgtattgctgtggatttgtgtgtgttgctcttcccactcttacttCTGTGTTTATTTGTGATCatttcattgtaagggcgagaggctccaagttgtggagattcctcgcaaatgggaaagagtaaaggaaaaataacgccatggtattcaagttgatcattggatcacttgaaaggagttgagtgcaactctcgtccattgggacgccacaacgtggactaggcaagtgttgtacttggccgaaccatgggataaatctctgtgtctcttgtgcttgttctcactgtgtcaattgtggttcacaagagctctccttagccacttgaattcattgtgctaacacttaatcaagtttgtggctttaagtttcaagtttttacaggatcgcctattcaccccccttctaggtgctctcaattggtatcagagtcgttcacttcaagaaagggactaatcgcccgaagagatggatcctaagggaaaggggatggtggtcaacgacaatgagaaggagtccatcttcaacgagccaagggacgacaaagtcaatgactccggctcaagtcaaaagaagaaggacagaaagaagaagagacgcatcaggaaggttgtctactacgacagcgacgaatcttcctcttctcaaaaggacaacaaatacgaggagaaaaagaaaacggttaactcgaacttttcttttgattattctcgtattccgcataattccaatgctcatttgctttccattccacttggcaaacccccacactttgatggagaggactacggattttggagtcacaaaatgcgtagccacttgttctctcttcatccaagtatatgggagatagtagaaaatggaatgcaatttgatagttcggataactccatgtttattaatgaataaatccataaaaatgcacaagctactactgttcttttagcatctttgtgcagggaagaatacaataaggtgagcggcttagataatgccaagcaaatctaggacaccctcaagatctcgcatgaggggaacgacgtcaccatgctcaccaagatggagttggtggaaggcgaactaggaaggttcgcaatgatcaagggagaggagccaactcaaacgtacaataggctcaagaccctggtcaacaagataagaagctatggaagcacgagatggacggaccacgatgtcgtccgacttatgctaaggtctttcattgtccttgatcctcatcttgtaaactctattcgtgagaatcctaagtacatcaagatgacgcccgaggaaatactcggaaagtttgtaagcgggcgaatgatgatcaaggaggcgagatacgttgaagaggcgttgaatggcccaatctacgagcctcaaaccgttgctctcaaagcaacaagtagcagggagacgctacctagcaaggtggcacaagttgaggcggccgggctaaatgaagatgaaatggccctcatcatcaagcgcttcaagacgacgctcaaaggtcgtaaggagcaccccaacaagagcaagacgaaggggaagcgctcctgcttcaggtgtggtaagattggtcactttattgctaactgtcccgataattgtAGTGACCAGTAATAAGGAaagagcggaaagtgggaaaagaagaaaacctacaaaaaggcgaagggcatggcacaccttggaaaggagtgggattcggattgctcctcatccgactccgacaacgaaggactcgccgcctcagccttcaacaagtcggctctcttccccaacgagcatcacacatgcctcatggaaaaggagaagaaggtaaatactagaagtactattacgtatgcttcttcaag harbors:
- the LOC100285128 gene encoding uncharacterized protein LOC100285128, with amino-acid sequence MDGDDAGGQLPAAPASPRTEEAIAAAHDDARLPPTPSDGEDYDDLYGDVNVGFNSLLPLSPSPAPTSPPKTPSPGPSFQLPPQWPHRPPPPEPLPAPAPQREPEPQPRQDTKRHQPPQPTPSVPRHHMTPRGGGASNSSSPRCTSLYISELHWWTTDAEVEAALALAPDGAAAALYGLHFYTEKITGMSRGICRADFLHPAAAAAAATALHGHAFHGRKCVASLAPSPSLNLLGDDLDSYAEAAWSRNPTGGLGNGGHGASDATAGRGNVALALADRLPLARPQLSVVPRPTPRSVPFAGIGGYGGFQSMRQYSAGMGIAMMPSALAHRVNPPFLALQGSGFWYDQGISGSFWGAQQERNFGGCQMPWQQLMAPRQQQHQQAQQQFGNWNYGMQGRGLRHERLSNTRSIGNVRYLDRRQANCDGGDRYKENDCEKGRHREGILDKEREQEKHWNQRDRHGGDNQMDRRVRARSRSQSRDDSDDDNPRRRR